The following are encoded in a window of Centroberyx gerrardi isolate f3 chromosome 1, fCenGer3.hap1.cur.20231027, whole genome shotgun sequence genomic DNA:
- the dpep2 gene encoding dipeptidase 1, with protein MYLGVHSQQDTVERPGRMPSRILVASASCSFWMLFLSCLLILSSLCGFISGYSDRDRAHDLMSKYPLIDGHNDLALQLRILHENRLSQIDLRNVSKVATDISRLQAGRVQAQMFAVYVLCGAQKKDAVRLTLEQIDVIRRMCTEYQDMELVTSAQGVKDSEMRHKIACLLSIEGGHSIDSSLPALRMFYQLGVRSMALTHNCNTPWAESSSTLYNDYKRENNSLTHFGKAVVQEMNRLGMIVDLSHSSWDTARAVLKLSKAPVIFSHSSSYSVCNHSRNVPDWLLQELKKNRGVIMVNLYSGFVACRDQANISLVADHFDHIKKVIGAESIGIGGDFEGAVNFPLGLEDVSKYPALIQELLQRNWPENDLAAVLRLNFLRVFEEVERVRDELSGTLPSEVLIPLEKVQSPCRMVLRPPGAGGDRLAPSRAHHGPGGPESPLIWAMFLLLSSLFILY; from the exons ATGTATTTAGGTGTTCACAGTCAACAAGACACAGTCGAGCGACCTGGCAG AATGCCTTCTCGGATACTTGTCGCAAGTGCTTCCTGCAGCTTCTGGATGCTGTTCCTAAGTTGTCTGCTGatactctcctctctgtgtggttTCATATCTGGATActctgacagagacagagcacaTGACTTGATGTCCAAATATCCTCTTATTGATGG tCATAATGACCTAGCTCTCCAGCTGAGGATCCTCCATGAGAATCGCCTGAGCCAAATTGACCTTCGTAATGTCAGCAAAGTGGCCACCGACATCAGCCGTCTCCAAGCAGGCCGTGTTCAGGCTCAG ATGTTTGCAGTCTATGTGTTGTGTGGGGCCCAGAAGAAGGACGCCGTGAGGCTGACCCTGGAACAAATAGACGTGATCAGACGCATGTGCACTGAGTACCAGGACATGGAGCTGGTCACATCTGCCCAGG GAGTGAAGGACTCTGAGATGAGGCATAAGATAGCATGTCTACTAAGTATTGAGGGAGGCCACTCCATTGACAGCAGTCTGCCAGCTCTGCGTATGTTTTACCAGCTGGGGGTCCGCTCCATGGCCCTCACACACAACTGCAACACACCCTG GGCTGAATCCTCCTCAACTCTTTATAATGACTATAAAAGAGAGAATAACAGCCTGACACACTTTGGTAAG GCGGTGGTGCAGGAGATGAACAGACTGGGGATGATAGTGGACCTCTCCCACAGCTCTTGGGACACGGCCCGGGCCGTGCTGAAGCTCTCCAAGGCTCCTGTCATTTTCAGCCATTCGTCCTCCTACTCCGTCTGTAACCACAGCCGCAACGTCCCCGACTGGCTGCTGCAAGAACTG AAAAAGAACCGAGGGGTGATCATGGTAAATCTCTACAGTGGATTTGTGGCCTGCAGGGACCAGGCCAATATCTCGCTTGTGGCGG ACCATTTTGACCACATTAAGAAGGTAATTGGAGCCGAGTCGATAGGAATTGGAGGGGACTTTGAAGGCGCTGTGAA CTTTCCACTGGGGTTAGAGGATGTGTCTAAGTATCCCGCCCTAATCCAGGAACTCCTGCAGAGGAACTGGCCCGAGAACGACTTGGCCGCCGTCCTTCGACTGAACTTCCTCCGAGTGTtcgaggaggtggagagg GTCCGTGATGAGCTGAGTGGGACCCTGCCCAGTGAGGTCCTGATCCCCCTAGAGAAAGTGCAGAGCCCCTGCAGGATGGTCCTAAGACCTCCAGGCGCGGGAGGAGACAGGCTTGCCCCCTCCAGGGCCCACCATGGACCAGGAGGCCCAGAGAGCCCGCTGATCTGGGCCATGTTCCTACTGCTCTCCAGCCTGTTTATACTTTATTGA
- the slc12a4 gene encoding solute carrier family 12 member 4: MPHFTVVPVEDRAQSNYDSLEGINWVDYRDTGQGYPGHQDTVSSDGHGNHKEDSPFLNSADAAKKSDFYDRNLALFEEELDIRPKVSSLLSRLVNYTNITQGAKEHEEEESAEASRRKAPKSPNMGTLMGVYLPCLQNIFGVILFLRLTWIVGTAGIVQSFLIVLMCCSCTMLTAISMSAIATNGVVPAGGAYFMISRSLGPEFGGAVGLCFYLGTTFAAAMYILGAIEIFLKYLVPQAAIFHATDPHGGDSALLNNMRVYGSICLSLMAVVVFVGVKYVNKLASLFLACVIISIVSIYAGAIKSITHPPEFPICMLGNRTLVRDLFDVCAKTVMEGNDTVPSQLWKNFCTNPGNLSSTHCDDDYFSQNNVTEIQGIPGLASGIIRENMWGDYLQKAEILEKAGLPSVDVHGAMESFGLYVSADIATSFTLLVGIFFPSATGIMAGSNRSGDLRDAQKSIPVGTILAITTTSLVYFSSVVLFGACIEGVVLRDKFGDAVNKNLVVGTLSWPSPWVIVIGSFFSTVGAGLQSLTGAPRLLQAIAKDNIIPFLRVFGHGKANGEPTWALLLTGLIAELGILIASLDMVAPILSMFFLMCYLFVNLACAVQTLLRTPNWRPRFRYYHWALSFLGMSMCLALMFISSWYYAIVAMCIAGMIYKYIEYQGAEKEWGDGIRGLSLSGARYALLRLEVGPPHTKNWRPQLLVLLKLDEDLHVKYPRLLTFASQLKAGKGLTIVGSVIQGNFLESYGETQAAEQAIKNMMEIERVKGFCQVVVASKVREGIAHLIQSCGLGGMKHNTVVMGWPYGWRQSEDPRAWKTFINTVRCTTAAHLALMVPKNVSFYPSNHERFTDGNIDVWWIVHDGGMLMLLPFLLKQHKVWRKCKMRIFTVAQMDDNSIQMKKDLATFLYQLRIEAEVEVVEMHDSDISAYTYERTLMMEQRSQMLRQMRLSSAERDREAQLVKDRHSLVRMGSLYSDEEEEVVEPPPEKVQMTWTREKCEAERRNRNNAPENFRELISLKPDQSNVRRMHTAVKLNEVIVNKSHDARLVLLNMPGPPRNTDGDENYMEFLEVLTEGLERVLLVRGGGREVITIYS, from the exons GACATGGGAATCATAAAGAAGACAGTCCATTTCTCAACAGTGCAGATGCTGCTAAGAAAAGTGACTTCTATGACAGGAACCTGGCCTTGTTTGAG gAAGAGCTGGACATACGCCCCAAGGTGTCATCTCTGCTCAGCCGCTTGGTCAACTACACCAACATCACCCAGGGAGCCAAGgagcatgaggaggaggagagcgccGAGGCCTCACGAAGGAAGGCCCccaag tctcccaACATGGGCACCCTGATGGGAGTCTACTTGCCCTGTCTCCAGAACATCTTCGGTGTCATTCTCTTCCTCCGACTGACGTGGATCGTTGGGACGGCCGGCATCGTACAGTCTTTCCTAATTGTCCTCATGTGCTGCTCGTGT ACGATGCTCACAGCCATATCAATGAGTGCCATTGCTACTAATGGTGTTGTTCCAG CTGGAGGAGCGTACTTCATGATCTCGCGCTCCCTGGGTCCAGAGTTTGGAGGAGCTGTGGGGCTGTGCTTCTACTTGGGCACCACCTTTGCTGCTGCCATGTACATACTGGGGGCCATCGAAATCTTCTTG AAATACCTGGTCCCCCAGGCGGCCATCTTCCATGCCACAGACCCCCATGGGGGTGACAGCGCCCTGCTGAACAACATGAGAGTCTACGGCTCTATCTGCCTCAGCCTGATGGCTGTCGTCGTCTTCGTAGGAGTGAAATATGTCAACAAGCTGGCCTCTCTCTTCCTGGCCTGCGTCATCATCTCCATTGTTTCCATCTATGCAGGGGCAATCAAATCCATCACTCACCCACCAGAATTCCC GATCTGCATGCTGGGCAACAGGACTTTGGTGAGAGATCTCTTTGATGTGTGTGCTAAGACTGTAATGGAGGGCAATGACACCGTGCCCAGTCAGCTGTGGAAGAACTTCTGCACTAACCCGGGGAACTTGAGCAGCACTCACTGTGATGACGACTACTTCAGCCAGAACAATGTGACAGAGATACAGGGCATCCCTGGACTGGCCAGTGGTATTATTAGAG AAAACATGTGGGGCGACTACCTGCAGAAAGCAGAGATCTTAGAGAAGGCGGGGCTTCCGTCAGTGGATGTCCATGGAGCGATGGAGAGCTTTGGCCTGTACGTGTCGGCAGACATCGCTACGTCCTTCACCCTCCTTGTGGGGATCTTCTTCCCCTCTGCCACAG GTATCATGGCAGGCTCCAACAGATCTGGTGATCTGCGAGATGCTCAGAAGTCTATCCCTGTGGGAACTATCTTGGCCATTACCACTACTTCACTTGTCT ATTTCAGTTCTGTGGTTCTGTTTGGGGCATGTATTGAAGGAGTGGTTCTGAGGGACAA GTTCGGGGACGCAGTCAATAAAAACCTGGTGGTGGGGACTCTCTCCTGGCCCTCCCCTTGGGTCATCGTCATTGGTTCCTTCTTCTCCACGGTGGGGGCGGGCCTGCAGTCCCTCACCGGGGCTCCACGTCTCCTACAGGCTATCGCTAAGGACAACATCATTCCCTTCCTCAGG GTGTTCGGTCATGGTAAGGCCAATGGAGAGCCCACATGGGCACTGCTACTGACTGGACTCATAGCTGAGCTGGGTATCCTTATTGCCTCATTGGATATGGTGGCACCTATCCTTTCCAT GTTCTTCTTGATGTGCTATCTCTTTGTGAACTTAGCCTGTGCAGTGCAGACTCTGTTACGCACACCCAACTGGAGGCCAAGGTTCAGATATTACCACTG GGCGTTGTCCTTCCTGGGCATGAGTATGTGCCTGGCTCTCATGTTCATCTCCTCCTGGTACTACGCTATTGTGGCCATGTGCATCGCTGGGATGATCTACAAGTACATTGAGTACCAGGG agcagaaaaggagtgggGAGACGGGATAAGAGGCTTGTCCCTCAGCGGTGCACGCTACGCCCTGCTTAGACTCGAGGTCGGACCCCCGCACACCAAGAACTGGAG ACCTCAGCTGTTGGTGCTGTTGAAGCTGGATGAGGATCTCCATGTGAAATATCCCCGGCTGCTGACCTTTGCCTCGCAGCTGAAGGCAGGGAAAGGTCTGACCATCGTGGGCTCTGTCATCCAGGGCAACTTCCTGGAAAGCTATGGGGAGACGCAGGCGGCGGAACAG GCCATTAAGAACATGATGGAGATTGAGCGGGTGAAGGGTTTCTGCCAGGTGGTGGTGGCATCGAAGGTGCGGGAGGGCATCGCCCATCTGATCCAGTCCTGCGGCCTGGGGGGCATGAAGCACAACACAGTGGTGATGGGCTGGCCGTACGGctggagacagagcgaggaccCTCGCGCATGGAAGACTTTTATCA ACACAGTACGCTGCACCACAGCTGCCCACCTGGCCCTGATGGTGCCCAAGAACGTGTCCTTCTACCCCAGTAACCATGAACGCTTCACAGACGGCAACATCGATGTGTGGTGGATCGTCCATGATGGGGGAATGCTAATGCTGCTGCCCTTCCTGCTCAAACAGCATAAA GTTTGGAGGAAGTGCAAGATGCGCATCTTCACTGTGGCCCAGATGGATGACAACAGCATCCAGATGAAGAAAGATCTGGCCACATTCCTTTACCAGCTGAGAATAGAGGCTGAGGTGGAAGTGGTGGAGATG CATGACAGTGACATCTCAGCATACACCTATGAGCGAACCCTAATGATGGAGCAGAGGTCCCAGATGTTGAGGCAAATGAGGCTgtccagtgcagagagagacagggag GCCCAGCTGGTGAAGGACAGGCACTCCTTGGTACGTATGGGCAGTCTGTACtctgatgaggaagaggaggtggtggagccTCCTCCAGAGAAGGTCCAGATGACCTGGACCAGGGAGAAGTGTGAGGCcgagaggaggaacaggaacaACGCACCAGAGAACTTCAGAGAACTCATCAGCCTCAAACC GGACCAGTCCAATGTGCGGCGAATGCATACAGCTGTGAAGCTGAACGAGGTAATAGTCAACAAGTCCCACGACGCTCGATTAGTGCTGCTCAACATGCCAGGACCACCTCGGAACACAGACGGAGATGAAAACT ATATGGAGTTTCTGGAGGTGTTGACTGAGGGCCTGGAGAGAGTGCTGCTGGTGAGAGGGGGCGGTCGCGAGGTCATCACCATCTACTCTTGA